One Onthophagus taurus isolate NC chromosome 11, IU_Otau_3.0, whole genome shotgun sequence genomic window carries:
- the LOC111424990 gene encoding uncharacterized protein isoform X1 produces the protein MFKNHLEMIGRNETASKKAKFWQSFVRSLKGSDDIRATDPIYRPRGIFRPINEFAEFSSTWPKSIYDDPIHAGERIHVPGYRYDPLHRDTYGYSPRPIFPHNYSTLDRYRPVYHVSKPRSPFDADKAWQDHLDRVSKREPSIFHTTYPFSRYPLYLVYSKRPPPPLPLDPNRSWLDHLDRLGMLDRLGNYWPRYLSPTPIKVGDFAPRPSEVAYNYAGQPIYTRGGLLPSKRLYHELLNPSPYRPISSFVRNPWWWDWPYLRPYNPLFRWRPPFYLRDSYLSPVKRTYLWDKHPIRPFAAVF, from the exons ATGTTCAAAAATCACCTGGAGATGATAGGCCGGAATGAAACGGCTTCGAAGAAAGCCAAATTTTGGCAATCTTTTGTAAGATCCCTCAAGG GATCTGATGATATTAGGGCAACCGACCCGATTTATAGACCTCGCGGAATCTTCAGACCGATCAATGAATTCGCCGAGTTCTCCTCGACATGGCCGAAATCGATCTACGACGATCCCATTCACGCGGGAGAACGCATCCACGTTCCGGGATATCGTTATGATCCACTTCATCGCGATACTTACGGCTACTCACCCAGACCGATTTTCCCACACAACTACTCGACCTTAGACAGGTACCGACCTG tataCCACGTGTCAAAACCAAGGAGCCCTTTTGACGCTGATAAGGCATGGCAAGATCATTTGGATCGTGTCTCCAAGAGGGAACCAAGCATCTTCCACACGACTTATCCATTCAGCCGTTACCCGCTTTACTTAGTCTACAGCAAGAGACCACCACCACCACTTCCGCTTGACCCCAACCGCAGTTGGTTGGATCATTTGGATCGTTTGGGAATGTTGGATAGGCTCGGTAATTACTGGCCGAGATACTTATCACCAACACCCATCAAA GTTGGAGATTTCGCCCCAAGGCCATCCGAGGTAGCTTACAACTACGCTGGTCAACCGATTTACACCCGAGGAGGCCTGCTGCCAAGTAAGAGACTCTATCATGAATTATTGAATCCCAGCCCCTATCGTCCCATCTCCTCCTTCGTTCGCAATCCCTGGTGGTGGGATTGGCCCTATCTTCGTCCCTACAACCCTCTGTTCAGGTGGAGGCCACCGTTCTACCTTAGGGACTCTTACCTCTCCCCGGTGAAGAGGACCTATCTTTGGGACAAGCACCCCATTCGACCTTTCG
- the LOC111424990 gene encoding uncharacterized protein isoform X2 yields MFKNHLEMIGRNETASKKAKFWQSFVRSLKGSDDIRATDPIYRPRGIFRPINEFAEFSSTWPKSIYDDPIHAGERIHVPGYRYDPLHRDTYGYSPRPIFPHNYSTLDRYRPVYHVSKPRSPFDADKAWQDHLDRVSKREPSIFHTTYPFSRYPLYLVYSKRPPPPLPLDPNRSWLDHLDRLGMLDRLGNYWPRYLSPTPIKVGDFAPRPSEVAYNYAGQPIYTRGGLLPTAVF; encoded by the exons ATGTTCAAAAATCACCTGGAGATGATAGGCCGGAATGAAACGGCTTCGAAGAAAGCCAAATTTTGGCAATCTTTTGTAAGATCCCTCAAGG GATCTGATGATATTAGGGCAACCGACCCGATTTATAGACCTCGCGGAATCTTCAGACCGATCAATGAATTCGCCGAGTTCTCCTCGACATGGCCGAAATCGATCTACGACGATCCCATTCACGCGGGAGAACGCATCCACGTTCCGGGATATCGTTATGATCCACTTCATCGCGATACTTACGGCTACTCACCCAGACCGATTTTCCCACACAACTACTCGACCTTAGACAGGTACCGACCTG tataCCACGTGTCAAAACCAAGGAGCCCTTTTGACGCTGATAAGGCATGGCAAGATCATTTGGATCGTGTCTCCAAGAGGGAACCAAGCATCTTCCACACGACTTATCCATTCAGCCGTTACCCGCTTTACTTAGTCTACAGCAAGAGACCACCACCACCACTTCCGCTTGACCCCAACCGCAGTTGGTTGGATCATTTGGATCGTTTGGGAATGTTGGATAGGCTCGGTAATTACTGGCCGAGATACTTATCACCAACACCCATCAAA GTTGGAGATTTCGCCCCAAGGCCATCCGAGGTAGCTTACAACTACGCTGGTCAACCGATTTACACCCGAGGAGGCCTGCTGCCAA